The following coding sequences lie in one Arachis hypogaea cultivar Tifrunner chromosome 9, arahy.Tifrunner.gnm2.J5K5, whole genome shotgun sequence genomic window:
- the LOC112712571 gene encoding ATP synthase subunit d, mitochondrial, whose translation MSGSVKKVTDVVFKAGKNIDWDGMARLIVSDEARREFNNLRRTFDEVNSQLQTKFSQEPEPIDWEYYRKGIGSRLVDMYKEHYESIEIPKYVDTVTPQYKTKFDQLLVELKEAEQKSLKESERLEKEIADVQEMKAKINTMTYDEYFAKHPELLKKYEDEIRNDYWGY comes from the exons atgaGCGGATCGGTGAAGAAGGTTACCGATGTGGTGTTCAAGGCCGGAAAGAACATCGACTGGGACGGAATGGCGAGGCTCATCGTCTCCGACGAGGCTCGCAGGGAGTTCAATAACCTTCGTCGTACCTTCGACGAGGTTAACTCGCAGCTCCAAACCAAGTTTAGTCAG GAGCCAGAGCCCATAGATTGGGAGTATTATAGGAAGGGAATTGGCTCTCGTTTGGTGGACATGTACAAGGAGCATTACGAGA GCATAGAGATCCCCAAATATGTTGACACAGTGACTCCTCAATATAAAACTAAATTCGATCAACTA TTAGTTGAGCTTAAAGAAGCCGAGCAGAAGTCTCTCAAGGAGTCAGAGCGTTTAGAGAAGGAAATAGCTGATGTACAAGAAATGAAG GCCAAGATTAATACCATGACATATGATGAGTACTTTGCCAAGCATCCTGAACTGTTGAAGAAGTATGAAGATGAAATCAGGAACGATTACTGGGGCTATTAA